The genomic DNA TTTTGTGAAGCCAATACCCTGGCAAACAGATAGATCAATTGCGTTGAACCGTTCCCGACTAAGAGTGACGTAGGATCGAGCGCATGGTAGTTTGCGAGTGCCGTCGTTAAAGTTTCTGCATACGGCTCGGGATAGTGAACTGCTTGTGACAATGCCTTTCGATATGCGGCTGCAACTCCACGTGGCCACCCGAGGGGATTGATACTGGCGCTAAAGTCGAGCACCTCGTCTGGTTGCAGTCCATGCGCCCGGGCGAAGGCGTGGACGTTGCCGCCATGCTTTGGGAGTCTTGCGTCGAACTCACGCTTCCTCACATTGGTTCCTTCGGAGTAGCGTGCACTGTGCGCACGAGAATTCTTGCATTTACAGCACCGCGAGGATGACACAGAGCGCGAGCATAAGCAGGCTCGCCACGTCGAGTAACTCACAACTTTGCGTGATATGCTCGGGATGGAGGGTGTGGCGAGCATCACCTAGAGTTGGTTTGTCATGCACTTCGCCAGAATACCGACTTGGTCCACCGAGTTGTATCCCTAACGCTCCTGCCATCGCTGCCTCTGGATAACCAGCATTTGGGCTGTCGTGCTTATGCCCGTCACGCCAGGTGATACGCCAAGCCTCTTTTTCGTCGTATCGGTGTCCTCGTTGACGACCGATCCATGCCGCACCAATCAATGCTAATGCAGTGAGCCGGGCAGGAATATAGTTGGCTACGTCATCGAGCCGAGCGGCGACCTTGCCGAATTGCTCATACTGTTCTGTACGATAGCCGATCATCGAATCCAACGTATTCACGGCTTTGTAGGCCATAGCTAACGGCACGCCGCCAATAGACATATAGAAAAGCGGAGCGATGACACCGTCTGAACTATTCTCCGCTACCGATTCGACGGTGCCACGAATTACTTCAGTTGCTGACAGCGCTGAGGTCTCTCGACTGACGATGCGCGCGAGCATCGCACGTGCGGCCGCCATGTCTCCATTCGCGAGAGGAGCAAGCACTGCCTGGGCATGCTCCTTCAGATTGCGCCGTGCCAGACAAAGTGACCCCAACAAAATGGTGACCGCAGTGCCGACCCACCACGACCACAGTGTCAAGAAATGGAGACCCAATGCGGTCAGTAGATAGGTCCAAAGAACGATGATGGTGACGAGGGTCGCGCCACGTTGAAAGTCTGAAGTCGACGCCTTTGCGGTTCGACGTATACGATTTTCCCAATAGGTAATTGCTTTGCCGATAAGCCGTACTGGATGTGGCAGCCAGTGCGGATCACCAATAACGGCATCGAGGGCAAAGGCGAGAATGAGGACGAGGGTGTAGTCCATACGAGCTACGTACGATTCGTCTTTTGTATCCCCTCACTGACCGCATGCAGAGTTACGCGACCGACGAGTTCTCCCAACTTGGTGTGCTTCCCGCAATAACTGTAGGCTGGTTTTGCAATGGGACAGGCTATTGCCACACAATCAGTTCCTGTTCCAGTTGCCGGTGCGTCTGAGACTGTGCTTTTCACTCTTGCCTCATGCAGCGCGCTAACTTTTGCTTCAGTCACCATCTGTACCGCTTCAATCATTGCAGTTGGAGTCAGCGCGTGATTCACCGCGATGATGAGATTGATCGTGCTGAGCTGCTGATCGTAAGTGGCTGAATCGCCGACAGCAAGGGCATTGCTGAGTCCGACTGTGGCAAAGCATTCAATCTGGAGGCCCTCATGTCGTACGCTCTTTTGCACTAGACGTTCCATCAGCACGCCAGTCATGAGACCGACGACGGGCAAGTCTACATTGAGTTGTCGAGCCAGAGTGTCCAGATAGACCTCCGGTTCTGCTGTTGGATACTCGTGAATATTGACTTGATGGTTGAGCATAGTGCGCGCTTCGACCAGTCCACCGTTCAATGGAGCCCAACTCAAAACGCGGTACCTCTCAGGAAAAGTCACAAGCAGAGTGTTCTTTCGGACAGATGAGGTCCAAGGGCGCATAGGGTTCAGTGCTACGTGCGGGAAAGCTCGACCATGAAATTGCAACAGGATTATCATAAGGATGACTCTGTGCAATGACGCTCAGGTTGCCAGGCGGACTGTTGCTCTTGCCGTTGTCTTGCCAGAGCGTGCGTGGTACGGTTCTCGCACTTTTTTCCAGGAGTGTTTCGTTGTGGCTGATGTGAAGAAAGTTGTACTCGCGTATAGCGGCGGGTTGGATACTTCGGTCATCCTGCGCTGGTTGATCGATACCTATAAATGCGAAGTTGTCGCCTTCTGTGCTGATCTCGGCCAGGGCGAAGAATTGGCACCGGTTGAAGAAAAGGCCAAGAAAGTTGGCGCGAGTAAGATCTACATCGAGGATCTGCGCGAGGAATTCGTCCGTGACTTCGTCTTTCCCATGCTGCGCGCCAACACGTTCTACGAAGGCGGGTATCTGCTGGGAACGTCGATTGCCCGACCGCTGATTGCAAAAAGGCAAATTGAAATCGCCCGTAGAGAAGGGGCGGATTCGGTGTCTCACGGGGCAACCGGGAAGGGCAACGATCAGGTGCGTTTTGAGCTGACCTATTACGCACTTGAGCCGAACATCAAAATCATCGCGCCGTGGCGAACCTGGGATATGCGTTCTCGATCTGACCTTATCGCTTATGCTGAAGAGCGGAACATCCCGATCCCGGTTACCAAAGAGAAACCCTACAGCACTGATCGTAACTTGTTACACATCAGCTATGAAGGCGGCATTCTCGAAGACCCGTGGCGCGAACCGTATGATGACATGTTTGTCTTGTCAGTTTCTCCTGAAAAAGCACCAGACAAAGCGGAATATGTTGAGATCGATTTCACCGCCGGGAACCCGACCGCGGTCAATGGAGAACAACTTTCACCCGCCGCACTGCTTGCTAAGCTCAATACTCTCGGTGGCAAACACGGAGTTGGACGGCTTGATTTGGTTGAGAACCGTTACGTCGGCATGAAGTCACGCGGTGTGTACGAAACTCCAGGGGGGACGATCTTGCATGCTGCTCACCGAGCGATTGAGTCGATCACGCTTGATCGAGAAGTGATGCATGTCCGTGATTCGTTGATCCCGCAATATGCAGAGATGGTCTACTACGGGTACTGGTTCGCGCCAGAACGGGAGATGCTGCAAGCAGCGATTGACGAGTCACAAAAGAATGTTACTGGCACAGCGCGAGTCAAATTGTACAAAGGCAACGTCAGCGTCGCTGGCCGCAAATCCTCCAAGACCCTCTACAACCCTGATGTCGCAACCTTCGAGGCAGGTGGGGATTATCGCCAAGCCGACGCTGAGGGTTTCATTCGCCTCAATGCATTGCGTCTACGATTACGGGCGTTGGCGCAAAAATAGCTTTTAGCTCTTAGCTTTCAGCAGTCAGCTTTTTGCGCTCTTGGTTTTTTGCTGAGAGTTGATCGCTGAGAGCTGATCGCTGACTGCAGTTTATGACACAAGCAGTTAAAGTGAAATCCAAAGCCTGGTCTGGCCGCTTTGCCGAGGGGGCGAATCCACTCATGGAGGCGTTCACCTCGTCGCTGCATTTCGACAAGAAACTGGCGCCCTATGATATCCGCGGGAGTATTGCCCACTGTCAGATGCTCGTGAAACAAAAGATTCTCTCACGCGTTGAGGGTGATCAGATCGTCAAAGGGCTCCGAGCTGTTGAACAGGAGCTACGCTCG from Deltaproteobacteria bacterium includes the following:
- a CDS encoding argininosuccinate synthase, encoding MTLCNDAQVARRTVALAVVLPERAWYGSRTFFQECFVVADVKKVVLAYSGGLDTSVILRWLIDTYKCEVVAFCADLGQGEELAPVEEKAKKVGASKIYIEDLREEFVRDFVFPMLRANTFYEGGYLLGTSIARPLIAKRQIEIARREGADSVSHGATGKGNDQVRFELTYYALEPNIKIIAPWRTWDMRSRSDLIAYAEERNIPIPVTKEKPYSTDRNLLHISYEGGILEDPWREPYDDMFVLSVSPEKAPDKAEYVEIDFTAGNPTAVNGEQLSPAALLAKLNTLGGKHGVGRLDLVENRYVGMKSRGVYETPGGTILHAAHRAIESITLDREVMHVRDSLIPQYAEMVYYGYWFAPEREMLQAAIDESQKNVTGTARVKLYKGNVSVAGRKSSKTLYNPDVATFEAGGDYRQADAEGFIRLNALRLRLRALAQK
- the cobD gene encoding cobalamin biosynthesis protein CobD; amino-acid sequence: MDYTLVLILAFALDAVIGDPHWLPHPVRLIGKAITYWENRIRRTAKASTSDFQRGATLVTIIVLWTYLLTALGLHFLTLWSWWVGTAVTILLGSLCLARRNLKEHAQAVLAPLANGDMAAARAMLARIVSRETSALSATEVIRGTVESVAENSSDGVIAPLFYMSIGGVPLAMAYKAVNTLDSMIGYRTEQYEQFGKVAARLDDVANYIPARLTALALIGAAWIGRQRGHRYDEKEAWRITWRDGHKHDSPNAGYPEAAMAGALGIQLGGPSRYSGEVHDKPTLGDARHTLHPEHITQSCELLDVASLLMLALCVILAVL